The region GTTAAAATACTTAACCCGATAACCACTGCGTAATATGTGTCCGGTACGCCGCCTTTTACTGCCAACTTATTCCGGTTGGGTTCCCTTTACCATCCGGACAGCTGGCGTGGTTTCCTCCGGAGAATGTAATTACCAGATGCCATTTCCTCATCAGAAAAAATCACGGAACTGACTATGGCCACTACCGTAACGACTGCCTTCAATGAATTGATGAAAGATACAGTAAATATCAGAAAAGAAGATAATGATGTTGCAAGGGCCAGCCGGGACTGGCTTATCTATAAGGTGAATGATTTTGAAAAGGACGGACTTTTTCCTGTCAGTTATCCGGATATACATATTGCTTTTGGATCGTTTGCCAGAAGAACAAAAATAAGGCCTCTTGACGATATCGACCTGATGTTTGGTTTATCCGGTGATAATGCCCGATACTTCAGTCTGGGCAACCAAATCATTATCATCTCACCAGGAACGTATTCCCGTCTCCACCGGTACCGGCATGACGGTGCAAATACCATCTGCTCCGTTAAAATTTTGAATGCATTTAAAAGACGTCTGCAGAATATTGCCCAGTATGCCCAGGCTGAAATAAGGCGTAACCAGGAGGCGGTCACGCTTAAGCTGGTCAGCAGGGACTGGAATTTTGATATCGTGCCATGCTTTTGCACCCGATATGATGTATATGGACGAAACTATTATCTGATCCCGGATGGTAAAGGACACTGGAAGTTTACTGATCCCCGGATCGACAGGGACAGGGTCACGGCTGTTAATGTTCAGAATCAGGGCAATGTCCTCAATGTAATCAGGGCCGTTAAATACTGGCAGCGGAGATCGACGATGCCTTCAATGAGTTCCTATCTTCTGGAAACGCTAATCCTTAATTATTACAGCAACAAAAATTTTTGCTCAAAGTTTGTCAGAGTGGAGCTGGAGAAGCTTTTCCGCTATCTTGGCGGGTTCGTTCTGTTTGGCG is a window of Mixta intestinalis DNA encoding:
- a CDS encoding SMODS domain-containing nucleotidyltransferase, with the protein product MATTVTTAFNELMKDTVNIRKEDNDVARASRDWLIYKVNDFEKDGLFPVSYPDIHIAFGSFARRTKIRPLDDIDLMFGLSGDNARYFSLGNQIIIISPGTYSRLHRYRHDGANTICSVKILNAFKRRLQNIAQYAQAEIRRNQEAVTLKLVSRDWNFDIVPCFCTRYDVYGRNYYLIPDGKGHWKFTDPRIDRDRVTAVNVQNQGNVLNVIRAVKYWQRRSTMPSMSSYLLETLILNYYSNKNFCSKFVRVELEKLFRYLGGFVLFGVNDPKGIQGDINTLEAEDRLKISERCFLDADKAAVACIFERQQNHQEAVSMWREVFGPQFPACG